Proteins from one Puntigrus tetrazona isolate hp1 chromosome 10, ASM1883169v1, whole genome shotgun sequence genomic window:
- the musk gene encoding muscle, skeletal receptor tyrosine-protein kinase: MRPEVQSGLAPRITTLLETVDASLDHNATFICEVDSYPQADITWTRNNYPIRYYDSRYVIRENGQILIIPNVKDSDNGEYCCTANNGIGEPAKSCGALQLKMKPQIKRHPTNMTLIVESKAVLPCLTLGYPKPDISWIKEDDLIKVNSRISVLESGSLKINNIKKEDAGQYRCVARNSFGIIYSKPVTIEVQAPAKILKVPKEKKVQIGSEVTLECNATGNPIPSITWLENGNTISGASVEETLVEEVIVSVLRVVVHKPALYTCQATNQHSAGANTVKATAKITVSGELLQLYKGSAGYCSTYRGDVCRKELRLDSLVFFNYSLPNPEDAQEYLAQSAWGELDGVSSFCRPAARSLLCHATFQDCNPSGLGPAPKPVCREHCLAVKELYCYKEWRSAEERSHQGFPHGITLPECISLPSQRADPSSCTAVPYVDLNKGQVTTTCYNDKGRFYQGTHNTTASSIPCQRWNRQDPHQHRLSIDVIPELRNAENYCRNPGGESERPWCYTTNPNVRWEYCLVPKCGEVMSVKTAPSITKPVQIYPPPSVSTAYSMSVIILIISGFAGAAFFTILILMCHRRKKMWQKRKSRVLDTPTLTTLPSELLLDRLHPNPMYQRLPLLLNSKLLSLEYPRNNIEYVRDIGEGAFGRVFQARAPGLLPMEPFTMVAVKMLKEEASADMQNDFQREAALMAEFDHPNIVRLLGVCAVGKPMCLMFEYMAYGDLNEFLRQRSPTQQPSLSRDTLTCSSLVSEPEHYPPLSCLEQLSISKQVAAGMAYLSERKFVHRDLATRNCLVAENLVVKIADFGLSRNIYAADYYKAGENDAIPIRWMPPESIFYNRYTSESDVWAYGVVLWEIFSYGMQPYYGMAHEEVIYYVRDGNVLACPENCPQELYNLMRLCWSTHPTDRPSFASIHRILERMHEQMLQSGLS, encoded by the exons ATGAGACCTGAAGTCCAGTCTGGCCTTG CACCCAGAATCACAACGCTGCTTGAGACAGTGGACGCCTCTCTGGATCATAACGCTACTTTCATCTGTGAGGTTGATTCGTATCCTCAAGCTGATATCACATGGACGCGTAACAACTACCCCATACG GTATTACGATTCCAGATACGTCATACGAGAAAATGGCCAAATACTGATCATTCCCAATGTAAAGGATTCTGACAACGGAGAGTACTGTTGCACTGCTAATAATGGGATTGGAGAACCGGCCAAGAGCTGTGGAGCTTTACAGCTGAAGATGA agccTCAGATCAAAAGACATCCTACTAACATGACACTGATCGTTGAGTCCAAAGCAGTGCTGCCGTGTTTAACGTTAGGATATCCCAAACCCGACATATCCTGGATTAAAGAAGATGATTTGATAAAG GTTAATAGTCGTATATCAGTTTTGGAGTCTGGCTCCTTAAAAATTAACAACATCAAGAAAGAGGACGCTGGACAGTATCGGTGCGTGGCCAGGAACAGTTTTGGAATCATCTACTCCAAACCAGTCACTATTGAAGTACAAG CTCCTGCCAAGATACTGAAAGTTCCCAAAGAGAAGAAAGTTCAGATCGGATCAGAGGTCACGCTGGAGTGTAACGCCACGGGCAACCCAATCCCATCCATCACTTGGCTTGAAAACGGCAACACG ATTTCCGGTGCGTCAGTGGAGGAGACGCTGGTGGAGGAAGTCATCGTGTCTGTTCTGCGGGTGGTGGTTCATAAACCTGCTCTCTACACCTGTCAGGCTACTAACCAGCACAGCGCAGGAGCCAACACCGTCAAAGCCACTGCCAAAATAACTGTCTCAGGTGAGCTACTGCA ACTGTACAAAGGCAGCGCTGGCTACTGCAGCACATACAGAGGCGACGTGTGCCGGAAAGAGCTTCGTCTGGACTCGCTGGTGTTTTTCAACTACTCTCTACCGAACCCGGAGGACGCTCAGGAGTACCTGGCCCAGAGCGCATGGGGCGAGCTGGACGGGGTGAGCTCGTTCTGCAGGCCTGCGGCCAGATCGCTGCTCTGTCACGCCACCTTCCAGGACTGCAACCCGTCTGGACTCGGACCAGCACCCAAACCTGTCTGCAG GGAGCACTGTCTGGCAGTGAAAGAGCTGTACTGTTATAAGGAGTGGCGTTCTGCTGAGGAAAGATCTCATCAAGGGTTCCCACATGGCATCACTCTCCCAGAATGCATCTCTCTACCCAGCCAACGAGCAGATCCATCTTCATGCACAGCGGTTCCTTACGTTG ATCTTAATAAAGGCCAAGTTACAA CAACATGTTACAATGACAAAGGAAGATTTTACCAAGGAACTCACAACACGACAGCATCTTCCATTCCCTGTCAACGATGGAACCGGCAG GATCCCCATCAACATAGACTGTCTATAGATGTGATTCCTGAGTTGCGAAATGCAGAAAACTACTGTCGTAACCCAGGAGGAGAGAGTGAAAGGCCATGGTGCTACACCACAAACCCTAATGTGCGCTGGGAGTACTGTCTGGTTCCCAAATGTGGAGAAG ttatgaGTGTGAAGACTGCACCCTCCATTACAAAACCGGTCCAGATTTACCCACCTCCTTCTGTGTCTACAGCCTACTCTATGAGCgttatcattttaatcatttctggCTTTGCTGGGGCGGCCTTCTTTACCATACTCATCCTCATGTGCCacaggagaaagaaaatgtgGCAAAAGAGGAAAAG TAGGGTGCTGGATACGCCTACTCTGACCACCCTACCCTCAGAGCTCCTGCTGGACAGACTTCATCCCAACCCCATGTACCAACGACTGCCTCTCCTTCTCAACTCTAAGCTCCTCAGTCTCGAGTATCCACGCAACAACATTGAATATGTCCGTGATATTGGAGAGGGGGCCTTCGGTAGGGTGTTTCAGGCAAG AGCCCCTGGTCTTTTGCCAATGGAGCCATTCACCATGGTGGCAGTGAAGATGCTGAAGGAGGAAGCCTCGGCTGATATGCAGAATGACTTTCAAAGAGAAGCTGCACTCATGGCTGAGTTTGATCACCCCAACATTGTCCGTCTCCTGG GAGTTTGTGCGGTGGGGAAACCCATGTGTCTCATGTTTGAATACATGGCCTATGGGGACTTGAATGAATTTCTTCGACAGCGCTCTCCAACCCAGCAGCCCAGTCTAAGCCGGGATACCTTGACGTGCAGCAGTCTCGTGTCAGAACCTGAGCATTACCCACCCCTCAGCTGCCTGGAGCAGCTCTCCATTTCCAAACAGGTGGCGGCAGGAATGGCGTACTTGTCGGAACGCAAGTTTGTGCACCGTGACCTAGCTACCCGCAACTGTTTGGTCGCCGAAAACCTGGTTGTGAAAATTGCCGATTTTGGTCTCTCGCGCAACATCTATGCGGCAGATTACTACAAAGCCGGTGAAAATGACGCCATCCCGATTCGCTGGATGCCTCCTGAATCTATCTTCTACAATCGATATACAAGCGAGTCAGATGTTTGGGCTTATGGCGTGGTTTTATGGGAAATCTTCTCATATGGCATGCAGCCATACTACGGCATGGCCCATGAGGAGGTCATTTACTATGTAAGAGATGGAAATGTTCTCGCCTGTCCAGAAAACTGCCCACAGGAGCTGTATAACCTCATGCGTTTGTGTTGGAGCACTCATCCCACTGACCGGCCTAGTTTCGCCAGCATTCACCGTATCCTGGAAAGAATGCATGAACAGATGCTTCAGTCTGGCCTTTCTTGA
- the rassf6 gene encoding ras association domain-containing protein 6, which produces QRAEFFSLLNTYNCFLKDKSHLQLTVQEKAGKVTFEGNLVISWGVKKPIRLQIQDEKQIFPNESSVKSPDPVSPLGNKRGMTRWGEFDDLHHIDELEEAEYTKPDNPPEDYIEYESKTLRPSRPVATGEESSYLIRTMSDASLVKMRVKSKKMVERQKNRNHRFSINGHFYNYKTSVFTPSFGATTNVHINSKMTTQEVVTQLLQKFKIENTPNEFALYCIHQSGEKRRLSSSDLPLWERLLQGPSNSIMKMFLMDADEQEISLDVAQYLNLEMPILKVILQKLEEQENQEVQRIITKYKKERSVLLQCLKKKMPFKTETTV; this is translated from the exons caaagggCTGAATTTTTCTCTTTACTGAACACCTACAACTGCTTTCTTAAAGACAAATCACACCTGCAGCTCACCGTTCAGGAG AAAGCAGGGAAGGTGACATTCGAAGGCAATCTTGTCATTTCCTGGGGAGTCAAGAAACCCATTCGGTTACAAATACAAGATGAGAAACAGATTTTTCCAAATGAGTCTTCAGTCAAGTCACCGGATCCCGTCAGTCCGCTTGGAAACAAAAG GGGAATGACACGATGGGGAGAGTTTGATGATCTTCATCATATTGATGAACTGGAAGAAGCTGAATACACAAAACCTGACAATCCACCTGAAG ACTACATTGAATATGAGAGCAAGACGTTACGACCTTCCCGGCCTGTGGCGACCGGTGAAGAAAGTTCTTATCTGATCCGTACCATGAGTGACGCATCGCTGGTGAAAATGAGGGTGAAGAGTAAGAAGATGGTGGAAAGGCAGAAGAACAGAAACCATCGCTTCTCCATCAACGGACACTTCTACAACTACAAG acaTCTGTTTTCACACCCTCATTTGGTGCCACCACAAATGTGCACATTAACAGCAAGATGACAACACAAGAGGTTGTTACACAGCTTCTTCAAAAATTTAAA ataGAAAACACTCCAAATGAATTTGCCCTGTACTGCATTCATCAAAGTGGAG AAAAGCGAAGGTTGAGCAGTTCAGACCTGCCACTGTGGGAACGTCTTCTACAGGGACCATCAAACAGCATCATGAAAATGTTCCTCATGGACGCAGACGAACAGGAAATTAGCCTTGAT GTAGCTCAGTACCTCAATTTAGAGATGCCGATTTTGAAGGTAATTCTGCAGAAGCTGGAAGAGCAAGAGAACCAAGAAGTACAAAGAATAATTACAAA atataaaaaggaaagaagtGTCTTGTTGCAGTGCTTGAAAAAAAAGATGCCGTTTAAAACAGAGACAACTGTATAA